TATTTGGTGTCTTACTTGAGCAACATCATGACACTAACACCGGGCGACATGATTTTCACGGGCACACCAGAAGGCCTTGCCCATGTGTACCCAGGGGATGAAGTCATTGTAGAAGTGGAAGGTGTTGGCAGACTAAAAAACACCATTATTTCCGAAACAGATTATCTAAACAGCCTCTAATAAAAACAAAAAAGGAATTGACCATGTTATCCACTGACATCATTAAGCAATGTGCTCAACGCTTACATCAGGCCGAAAAAAAACGCGTTCAAATTCGTCAAATATCCTTGGATTATCCCGACATTGAGATTGACGACGCCTACGCAATTCAAAGCGAATGGTTAAAGATCAAACTGGCGGAAGGTCGTAGCATCATCGGTCACAAAATTGGCTTAACCTCTCGCGCCATGCAGCAAAGTTCGCAAATTGACGAGCCCGATTACGGCACGTTACTTGATGACATGCTGTATCACGATGGTTGCGAGATCGACACGGACAAATTCATCGTGCCGCGTATCGAAGTCGAATTGGCTTTTATCCTGAAGAAGCCACTAAAGGGCCCAAACTGCACCATGTTCGACGTATACAACGCGACAGACTACGTGGTTCCCGCGTTAGAACTGATTGACGCTCGTAGCCAATCCATCGACCCAGAAACCAAA
This genomic stretch from Marinomonas primoryensis harbors:
- the hpaH gene encoding 2-oxo-hept-4-ene-1,7-dioate hydratase, which translates into the protein MLSTDIIKQCAQRLHQAEKKRVQIRQISLDYPDIEIDDAYAIQSEWLKIKLAEGRSIIGHKIGLTSRAMQQSSQIDEPDYGTLLDDMLYHDGCEIDTDKFIVPRIEVELAFILKKPLKGPNCTMFDVYNATDYVVPALELIDARSQSIDPETKRPRLVYDTISDNAANAAIILGGRPIKIDEMDLRWVSAIMMRNGVIEETGVAAGVLNHPANGVAWLANKLAPFNVELEAGQIILGGSFTRPTPARKGDTFTVDYGPLGTVSCYFK